The genomic window ATCGGTGCGTCCGCCACGCGCCCCAGCGTACGGGGCGGGTCACGCCACCCCGGGTACCCAACGTTGTGTCGCTGGTGCGGGGTCATAGCGCGAACCAGGCACACGACGTTGGGTACCGCGCGAGGGGGGCGTCATCCACAGGCTGCGTCGGGAGGCAGCACCAGCCTCGGCTCGTGCGGCACGGTGCTCGGGTGCAGGAGTGGGAACAGCTCGCTGAGCGCCAGGACGGGATCATCACCCTCGAGCAGGCGCTCACCCACGGGCACTCCCGGGACACTGTGCGCTGGCGCCTCACCAGCGGCCGTTGGCGCGAGGTCCACCCCCGCACGTACGCCGTGCACACGGGCCCGCTCCTCGAGCGCTCCGCGTGGTGGGCAGCAGTCCTCGGCGCCGGTGAGGGCGCGGTGCTGAGCCACGCGTCGGCTGCGGCACTGTGGGGATTGGGCGCCGGGCCTCCGGAGATCTCGGTCACCGTGCCGTACGAGCGGAAGGCGCCGCGGCTGCGCGGAGTGCGCGTGTTCCGCTCGCGCCACGTCGAGGACCGGCGGGACCACCGCGCGTTCCTCCCGTGCACCCGGGTCGAGGCGACCGTCCTGGACGTCGCCGTCGCGAGCCGCACGCCCCTGGCCGGGCTGGCCCTGGTGGCGAGGGCGGTCCAGCGCGGACGTACGCGGCCAGACCTCCTGCTGCAGGAGCTGGACGCGCGGCACAAGGTGCGTCACCGAGCGGCGCTCGCAGCAGTGCTGCTCGACGTCACGGCAGGCGCGCACTCGGGGCTCGAGGCGGCGTACCTCCACCTGGAGCGGGCCCACGGCCTCCCGGACCCGGAGCGCCAGGCACCGGGCGCGGGTCCGGGCGGCCGCGTCTTCCGGGACGCGCTCTACCGGGAGCAGGGGGTCGCGGTGGAACTCGACGGCCGCGCGTTCCACGCCGACGCCGACACGCGCTTCCGCGACATGGCTCGGGACAACGCCGCTGCTGTGGAGGGGCTCGTCACGCTGCGCTTCGGGTACCTCGACGTCCTCGGTGAGCCGTGCCGTGTGGCCCGTCAGGTCGCGCGGGTGCTGCGCGACCGCGGCTGGCAAGGAAGTCCCCGACGTTGTGGCCCTCAGTGCGGACTATGACGCGAACCAGGGCCACAACGTTGGGAACCAGGACTCACGCCCAGAGCTGGCCCTCGATCGACTCCTCGGCCTCGTCGAGCTCGCCCTCGTACGCCCCGGTGGAGAGGTACTTCCAGCCCCCGTCGCACACGATCAGCGCGATGTCGGCGCGCCGGCCCTCCTTGACGCAGCGCCTCGCAACGCCGAGCGCGGCGTGGACGATCGCGCCGGTGGAGATGCCGGCGAAGATCCCCTCCTGCGTGAGCAGCTCGCGGGTGCGCTTCAGCGCGTCGCGCGGGCCCACGGAGAACCGCGTGGTCAGCACCGAGGCGTCGTACAGCTCGGGCACGAACCCCTCGTCGAGGTTGCGCAGGCCGTAGACCAGCTCGCCGTAGCGCGGCTCCGCGGCGACGATCTCGACGCCCGGCACCTTCTCGCGGAGGAAGCGGCCGACGCCCATGAGCGTGCCGGTCGTGCCGAGCCCGGCCACGAAGTGCGTGATCGTCGGCAGGTCCTCGAGCAGCTCGGGGCCGGTGCCCTCGTAGTGCGCGAGCGCGTTGGCGGGGTTGCCGTACTGGTAGAGCATCACCCAGTCGGGGTGCTCGGCCGCCATCGCCTTCGCGACGCGGACCGCCTCGTTCGACCCGCCGGCCGCCGGCGAGAACGAGATCTCCGCACCCCACATGCGCAGCAGCTGGGCGCGCTCGGGCGAGGTGTTCTCCGGCATCACGCAGACGATCCGGTAGCCCTTGAGCTTCGCCGCCATCGCCAGCGAGATGCCGGTGTTGCCGGACGTCGGCTCGAGGATCGTCATGCCGGGCTGCAGCAGCCCGGAGCGCTCGGCCTCCTCGACCATGCGCAGGGCCGGGCGGTCCTTGACCGAGCCGGTCGGGTTGCGGTCCTCGAGCTTGGCCCAGAGCCGCACCTCGGGCGACGGGGAGAGGCGGGGCAGGCCCACCAGCGGTGTGCGCCCGACAGAGTCGAGCAGGGAGTCGAAGCGCACGCGGGACCTCAGCCGCCGGCGACCGCGGGGAGGACGGTGACGTTGTCGCCGTCCTCGACCGGTGCCTGCAGCCCGCCGAGGAAGCGGACGTCCTCGTCGTTGAGGTAGACGTTGACGAACCGGCGCAGCGCGTCGCCGTCGACCAGGCGGTCGCGCAGGCCGGGGTGGCGGGACTCGAGGTCGGCGATGAGCTCGTCGAGCGTGCCGCCCGCCCCCTCGACGGCCTTCGCGCCGTCGGTGTACTGCCGGAGGATCGTCGGGATCCGCACCTCGATGGCCACTGCCGAACCTTCCTGACGTCGAGCACTGGGCGGAGCCCCTGGAGGGGCGTCCGCGCACCGGGCAACCGGGCCCGCCGTCCAGGGTATTCCCCTCAGTCGACGAGCTCGACGGGCTCCTCGGTGACCTCCCCGTCGACGATCCGGTACGACCGGACCACCGCGGTCTCCGGGTCCGCGGTCGAGACCAGCACGTAGTGCGCGCCCGGCTCGGAGGCGAGCGACACGTCCGTGCGCGAGGGGTACGCCTCGGTGGCCGTGTGCGAGTGGTAGATCACGACGGGCTCCTCGTCGCGGTCGTCGAGCTCGCGCCAGACCTGCAGCTGCTCCATCGAGTCGAACTCGTAGAACGTGGGCGAGCGGGCCGCGTTGAGCATCTCGACGATGCGCGTCGGGCGGTCGGAGCCGAGGGGCCCGGCGAGCAGGCCGCAGGCCTCGTCGGGGTGGTCGCGGCGGGCGTGGGCGACCATCGCGTCGTGGAGCGCGCGCGGGAGCTGGAGCACGGCCCGACCCTAGCCCAGCAGATCCAGCCCAGCAGACCTAGCCCAGCGCCCTGACCAGCAGCTCCTGGACGTCGGTGAGGAACTCGTAGACGGCGTACGCGTACTGGCGCGGGTCGTCGGGGGACAACCGGGACGCCGTGGCCTCCCAGTCCTCGTCGACGCCGAGCCGGGTGCCGAGCGCCAGCCGCGCGTCGTTGAGCGCGCCGAGCCAGGCGAGCACGACGTCGTGGCGCAGCCGCAGCGGGCCGCGCGGCTCCTCCCCCTCGGCCGGCAGCGACGCGAGCGCGGTGCTCGCCGCCGTCCGCTTGCGCTCGCGCAGCCCGAGCTCGGTGTAGCGCCGGAAGTCGCCGGACGCCTCCGGGTCGTCGGGGTACGCGTCGGGCAGCAGCCGCCGCAGCGCCGGGTCCTCGGGCGGTGCGGTGCTGACGCCGATGGCGAGCGCCGCGGAGAGCGGGTCGCTCGGCGGCGGCCCCTCCTCCGGCTCGAGCAGGTCGAGCATCTCGGTGAGCACGCCGCGCAGCACGGAGACGGCGGCGGGCTCGAGGTCGAGCTCCACGGTGCCGTCGCGGCGACGGCGGACGGGCCCGCTCACGTGTCCTTCTGC from Motilibacter rhizosphaerae includes these protein-coding regions:
- a CDS encoding PLP-dependent cysteine synthase family protein, with product MRFDSLLDSVGRTPLVGLPRLSPSPEVRLWAKLEDRNPTGSVKDRPALRMVEEAERSGLLQPGMTILEPTSGNTGISLAMAAKLKGYRIVCVMPENTSPERAQLLRMWGAEISFSPAAGGSNEAVRVAKAMAAEHPDWVMLYQYGNPANALAHYEGTGPELLEDLPTITHFVAGLGTTGTLMGVGRFLREKVPGVEIVAAEPRYGELVYGLRNLDEGFVPELYDASVLTTRFSVGPRDALKRTRELLTQEGIFAGISTGAIVHAALGVARRCVKEGRRADIALIVCDGGWKYLSTGAYEGELDEAEESIEGQLWA
- a CDS encoding MoaD/ThiS family protein, encoding MAIEVRIPTILRQYTDGAKAVEGAGGTLDELIADLESRHPGLRDRLVDGDALRRFVNVYLNDEDVRFLGGLQAPVEDGDNVTVLPAVAGG
- a CDS encoding Mov34/MPN/PAD-1 family protein, giving the protein MLQLPRALHDAMVAHARRDHPDEACGLLAGPLGSDRPTRIVEMLNAARSPTFYEFDSMEQLQVWRELDDRDEEPVVIYHSHTATEAYPSRTDVSLASEPGAHYVLVSTADPETAVVRSYRIVDGEVTEEPVELVD
- a CDS encoding DUF2017 domain-containing protein — protein: MSGPVRRRRDGTVELDLEPAAVSVLRGVLTEMLDLLEPEEGPPPSDPLSAALAIGVSTAPPEDPALRRLLPDAYPDDPEASGDFRRYTELGLRERKRTAASTALASLPAEGEEPRGPLRLRHDVVLAWLGALNDARLALGTRLGVDEDWEATASRLSPDDPRQYAYAVYEFLTDVQELLVRALG